A genomic segment from Spinacia oleracea cultivar Varoflay chromosome 3, BTI_SOV_V1, whole genome shotgun sequence encodes:
- the LOC110798202 gene encoding pentatricopeptide repeat-containing protein CRP1, chloroplastic isoform X3: protein MELRCNAFFTTPSILTRYPISFLISSIYPHPPHNTKKPSTYTCSCLSIFQIGTMKTSINLPNSYNKLIMEYPVGKEQSLELYSQKISNYCKKGSVDKAMLCISEMQAMGMSPNLFCYSCLIEALGSVGRTLEVEMIFQEMIFLGLRPNVGVFNALLRGFLRKGLYDLAHRGLMVMEELDVGRNRETFEIFLDYYVSARRLSDTWRIIGDMKKKGFRLNSYAYSRVIELYRDNGMWKKAMEIIGEVSEMGLPLDRRIYYSIIDTFGKYGELNEALEVLAKMRREGVVPDIMTWNSLIKWHCKAGEYMKALALFTDMQDEGLYPDPKIFTILISQLGDHGKWDLLKEHLQKMKRRGHKKSGAVYAVLVDIYGQFSRFQGAGDCISALRAEGVQMSSNIYSVMANAFAQQNTLYGRSI, encoded by the exons ATGGAGCTGCGTTGCAATGCCTTCTTCACAACCCCTTCAATTTTAACCAGGTATCCCATTTCTTTTCTCATCTCTTCAATTTATCCACATCCCCCTCACAACACAAAAAAACCAAGCACATATACTTGTTCTTGCCTTTCAATTTTTCAAATTGGAACTATGAAAACCTCAATTAACTTACCCAATAGTTACAACAAGTTAATTATGGAATACCCAGTTGGAAAAGAGCAATCTTTAGAGTTATATAGTCAGAAAATTAGCAATTACTGTAAAAAAGGGAGTGTAGATAAAGCTATGTTGTGTATATCTGAAATGCAAGCAATGGGTATGTCCCCTAATCTTTTCTGCTATTCATGTTTAATTGAGGCTTTAGGAAGTGTTGGTAGAACCCTTGAAGTTGAAATGATTTTCCAAGAAATGATTTTTCTTGGGTTGAGACCTAATGTTGGGGTTTTCAATGCTTTGCTAAGAGGGTTTTTGAGAAAAGGGTTGTATGATCTTGCTCATAGAGGTTTGATGGTGATGGAGGAATTGGATGTTGGTCGAAATCGAGAGACATTTGAAATTTTCTTGGATTATTATGTGAGTGCAAGGAGGTTGAGTGATACTTGGCGGATTATTGGGGATATGAAGAAGAAGGGTTTTCGGTTGAATTCATATGCGTATAGTAGGGTGATTGAGCTGTACAGAGACAATGGGATGTGGAAAAAGGCGATGGAAATTATAGGGGAGGTAAGTGAGATGGGGTTGCCTTTGGATAGGCGGatatattatagtattattGATACATTTGGGAAATATGGTGAGTTAAATGAAGCCTTGGAAGTCTTGGCGAAGATGCGTAGGGAAGGGGTAGTGCCGGACATAATGACATGGAACTCTTTGATCAAGTGGCATTGTAAGGCTGGGGAATATATGAAGGCGCTTGCTTTGTTTACTGATATGCAAGATGAGGGATTGTATCCTGATCCTAAGATATTTACTATCTTGATTAGTCAGCTAGGAGATCACGGGAAGTGGGATTTGTTGAAGGAACATCTGCAGAAAATGAAACGCCGAGGTCACAAAAAGAGTGGAGCTGTATATGCTGTTCTGGTTGACATTTATGGACAATTCAGCAGATTCCAGGGCGCGGGAGATTGCATATCTGCTCTAAGAGCAGAAGGTGTTCAGATGTCATCAAACATATATTCTGTAATGGCTAATGCATTTGCTCAACAG AACACTTTATATGGTAGAAGTATCTAA
- the LOC110798202 gene encoding pentatricopeptide repeat-containing protein CRP1, chloroplastic isoform X2 has protein sequence MELRCNAFFTTPSILTRYPISFLISSIYPHPPHNTKKPSTYTCSCLSIFQIGTMKTSINLPNSYNKLIMEYPVGKEQSLELYSQKISNYCKKGSVDKAMLCISEMQAMGMSPNLFCYSCLIEALGSVGRTLEVEMIFQEMIFLGLRPNVGVFNALLRGFLRKGLYDLAHRGLMVMEELDVGRNRETFEIFLDYYVSARRLSDTWRIIGDMKKKGFRLNSYAYSRVIELYRDNGMWKKAMEIIGEVSEMGLPLDRRIYYSIIDTFGKYGELNEALEVLAKMRREGVVPDIMTWNSLIKWHCKAGEYMKALALFTDMQDEGLYPDPKIFTILISQLGDHGKWDLLKEHLQKMKRRGHKKSGAVYAVLVDIYGQFSRFQGAGDCISALRAEGVQMSSNIYSVMANAFAQQGLCEETVKVLQIMEAEGIEPNLIMLNILINAFGIAGRHLEALSVYDHIIESGISPDVFTYTTLMKAFIRSKKFTKVNEVVYEPGS, from the exons ATGGAGCTGCGTTGCAATGCCTTCTTCACAACCCCTTCAATTTTAACCAGGTATCCCATTTCTTTTCTCATCTCTTCAATTTATCCACATCCCCCTCACAACACAAAAAAACCAAGCACATATACTTGTTCTTGCCTTTCAATTTTTCAAATTGGAACTATGAAAACCTCAATTAACTTACCCAATAGTTACAACAAGTTAATTATGGAATACCCAGTTGGAAAAGAGCAATCTTTAGAGTTATATAGTCAGAAAATTAGCAATTACTGTAAAAAAGGGAGTGTAGATAAAGCTATGTTGTGTATATCTGAAATGCAAGCAATGGGTATGTCCCCTAATCTTTTCTGCTATTCATGTTTAATTGAGGCTTTAGGAAGTGTTGGTAGAACCCTTGAAGTTGAAATGATTTTCCAAGAAATGATTTTTCTTGGGTTGAGACCTAATGTTGGGGTTTTCAATGCTTTGCTAAGAGGGTTTTTGAGAAAAGGGTTGTATGATCTTGCTCATAGAGGTTTGATGGTGATGGAGGAATTGGATGTTGGTCGAAATCGAGAGACATTTGAAATTTTCTTGGATTATTATGTGAGTGCAAGGAGGTTGAGTGATACTTGGCGGATTATTGGGGATATGAAGAAGAAGGGTTTTCGGTTGAATTCATATGCGTATAGTAGGGTGATTGAGCTGTACAGAGACAATGGGATGTGGAAAAAGGCGATGGAAATTATAGGGGAGGTAAGTGAGATGGGGTTGCCTTTGGATAGGCGGatatattatagtattattGATACATTTGGGAAATATGGTGAGTTAAATGAAGCCTTGGAAGTCTTGGCGAAGATGCGTAGGGAAGGGGTAGTGCCGGACATAATGACATGGAACTCTTTGATCAAGTGGCATTGTAAGGCTGGGGAATATATGAAGGCGCTTGCTTTGTTTACTGATATGCAAGATGAGGGATTGTATCCTGATCCTAAGATATTTACTATCTTGATTAGTCAGCTAGGAGATCACGGGAAGTGGGATTTGTTGAAGGAACATCTGCAGAAAATGAAACGCCGAGGTCACAAAAAGAGTGGAGCTGTATATGCTGTTCTGGTTGACATTTATGGACAATTCAGCAGATTCCAGGGCGCGGGAGATTGCATATCTGCTCTAAGAGCAGAAGGTGTTCAGATGTCATCAAACATATATTCTGTAATGGCTAATGCATTTGCTCAACAG GGATTATGTGAAGAGACCGTGAAGGTTCTGCAAATCATGGAAGCAGAAGGTATTGAACCGAACCTTATCATGCTCAATATCTTGATCAATGCATTTGGCATTGCTGGAAGACATCTTGAGGCACTCTCtgtatatgaccatattatagAAAGT GGCATTAGTCCAGATGTTTTTACATACACCACTCTTATGAAAGCTTTTATCAGATCAAAGAAGTTTACTAAG GTTAATGAAGTGGTTTATGAACCAGGTTCCTGA
- the LOC110798202 gene encoding pentatricopeptide repeat-containing protein CRP1, chloroplastic isoform X1, translated as MELRCNAFFTTPSILTRYPISFLISSIYPHPPHNTKKPSTYTCSCLSIFQIGTMKTSINLPNSYNKLIMEYPVGKEQSLELYSQKISNYCKKGSVDKAMLCISEMQAMGMSPNLFCYSCLIEALGSVGRTLEVEMIFQEMIFLGLRPNVGVFNALLRGFLRKGLYDLAHRGLMVMEELDVGRNRETFEIFLDYYVSARRLSDTWRIIGDMKKKGFRLNSYAYSRVIELYRDNGMWKKAMEIIGEVSEMGLPLDRRIYYSIIDTFGKYGELNEALEVLAKMRREGVVPDIMTWNSLIKWHCKAGEYMKALALFTDMQDEGLYPDPKIFTILISQLGDHGKWDLLKEHLQKMKRRGHKKSGAVYAVLVDIYGQFSRFQGAGDCISALRAEGVQMSSNIYSVMANAFAQQGLCEETVKVLQIMEAEGIEPNLIMLNILINAFGIAGRHLEALSVYDHIIESGISPDVFTYTTLMKAFIRSKKFTKVPELYQHMESTGCTPDKKAREMLQIAVMHLEPF; from the exons ATGGAGCTGCGTTGCAATGCCTTCTTCACAACCCCTTCAATTTTAACCAGGTATCCCATTTCTTTTCTCATCTCTTCAATTTATCCACATCCCCCTCACAACACAAAAAAACCAAGCACATATACTTGTTCTTGCCTTTCAATTTTTCAAATTGGAACTATGAAAACCTCAATTAACTTACCCAATAGTTACAACAAGTTAATTATGGAATACCCAGTTGGAAAAGAGCAATCTTTAGAGTTATATAGTCAGAAAATTAGCAATTACTGTAAAAAAGGGAGTGTAGATAAAGCTATGTTGTGTATATCTGAAATGCAAGCAATGGGTATGTCCCCTAATCTTTTCTGCTATTCATGTTTAATTGAGGCTTTAGGAAGTGTTGGTAGAACCCTTGAAGTTGAAATGATTTTCCAAGAAATGATTTTTCTTGGGTTGAGACCTAATGTTGGGGTTTTCAATGCTTTGCTAAGAGGGTTTTTGAGAAAAGGGTTGTATGATCTTGCTCATAGAGGTTTGATGGTGATGGAGGAATTGGATGTTGGTCGAAATCGAGAGACATTTGAAATTTTCTTGGATTATTATGTGAGTGCAAGGAGGTTGAGTGATACTTGGCGGATTATTGGGGATATGAAGAAGAAGGGTTTTCGGTTGAATTCATATGCGTATAGTAGGGTGATTGAGCTGTACAGAGACAATGGGATGTGGAAAAAGGCGATGGAAATTATAGGGGAGGTAAGTGAGATGGGGTTGCCTTTGGATAGGCGGatatattatagtattattGATACATTTGGGAAATATGGTGAGTTAAATGAAGCCTTGGAAGTCTTGGCGAAGATGCGTAGGGAAGGGGTAGTGCCGGACATAATGACATGGAACTCTTTGATCAAGTGGCATTGTAAGGCTGGGGAATATATGAAGGCGCTTGCTTTGTTTACTGATATGCAAGATGAGGGATTGTATCCTGATCCTAAGATATTTACTATCTTGATTAGTCAGCTAGGAGATCACGGGAAGTGGGATTTGTTGAAGGAACATCTGCAGAAAATGAAACGCCGAGGTCACAAAAAGAGTGGAGCTGTATATGCTGTTCTGGTTGACATTTATGGACAATTCAGCAGATTCCAGGGCGCGGGAGATTGCATATCTGCTCTAAGAGCAGAAGGTGTTCAGATGTCATCAAACATATATTCTGTAATGGCTAATGCATTTGCTCAACAG GGATTATGTGAAGAGACCGTGAAGGTTCTGCAAATCATGGAAGCAGAAGGTATTGAACCGAACCTTATCATGCTCAATATCTTGATCAATGCATTTGGCATTGCTGGAAGACATCTTGAGGCACTCTCtgtatatgaccatattatagAAAGT GGCATTAGTCCAGATGTTTTTACATACACCACTCTTATGAAAGCTTTTATCAGATCAAAGAAGTTTACTAAG GTTCCTGAATTGTACCAGCACATGGAGTCAACTGGCTGTACTCCTGATAAGAAGGCCAGAGAAATGTTGCAGATTGCAGTGATGCACCTCGAACCATTTTGA
- the LOC110798216 gene encoding late embryogenesis abundant protein At5g17165 — protein MAANSSCRGVTTFGKRVVTQILTHSPTRSLSAAPASSRRSLHASVYDKNVEDHVRPALVPDDMIHPHSDKYWSPNPSTGVFGPATDQNAAAERGFHTSPSKAGYESVLEQKTFFRPLEDLEKPQHP, from the exons ATGGCCGCTAACTCGAGTTGCCGTGGAGTTACCACCTTTGGAAAACGAGTCGTCACTCAGATCTTAACTCACTCTCCAACTCGCTCCCTCTCTGCTGCTCCTGCTTCTTCcag GAGGTCACTTCATGCTTCAGTGTATGACAAGAACGTAGAAGATCATGTCCGTCCGGCTTTGGTACCAGATGATATGATCCACCCTCACTCGGACAAGTACTGGTCTCCAAATCCGAGCACCGGGGTTTTCGGGCCTGCTACTGACCAAAACGCGGCTGCAGAGCGTGGTTTCCACACTTCGCCCTCAAAAGCTGGCTACGAGTCTGTGCTTGAGCAGAAGACATTCTTCCGTCCTCTTGAGGACTTGGAGAAACCCCAACACCCTTAA
- the LOC130470654 gene encoding uncharacterized protein, with protein sequence MDTDSENSAHQSVNGGNFDPYFVASSDNPTSSLVVVLFNGMNFVRWSRNIKRALIAKNKEGFISCEITKPAVNHKDYPKWKRADFMVVSWILSSMNSELADDFGYIDNARELWKELAERFGQSNGPLIYQLKKEIDNLNQENLTIVTYYGKLKKLWDEMQNLRAFPTCICGALNTCSCMFLKKIAEFEEEDKMMKFLLGLNGGYENTVTNVLSMDPLPSINRVFAITQQIEKQKEVNNMITETNALNSRTMVAQTHKSAQYLKFGGSSGKKDWKELKKEKMYRVCTHCKGKGHTADQCFKLIGYPD encoded by the coding sequence ATGGACACTGATTCTGAAAACTCTGCTCATCAATCAGTCAATGGAGGTAACTTTGATCCATATTTTGTTGCTAGTTCAGATAATCCTACTTCATCTCTGGTTGTTGTACTGTTCAATGGCATGAATTTTGTTCGCTGGAGCAGAAATATTAAGAGAGCACTAATAGCTAAGAATAAAGAAGGTTTCATTAGTTGTGAGATCACAAAGCCTGCTGTGAATCATAAGGATTATCCTAAGTGGAAACGAGCTGATTTTATGGTGGTGAGTTGGATCCTGAGTTCAATGAATAGTGAACTTGCTGATGATTTTGGATATATAGATAATGCTAGAGAATTGTGGAAAGAATTAGCTGAAAGATTTGGTCAATCTAATGGACCTCTGATTTATCAGTTGAAGAAAGAGATTGACAATCTTAATCAAGAAAATTTGACTATAGTCACATATTATGGGAAGCTAAAGAAACTGTGGGATGAAATGCAGAATCTGAGAGCTTTTCCTACTTGTATTTGTGGAGCTCTAAATACTTGCAGTTGTATGTTCTTGAAGAAAATTGCTGAGTTTGAAGAAGAAGACAAGATGATGAAATTTCTACTTGGATTGAATGGAGGATATGAGAACACTGTCACAAATGTGTTATCTATGGATCCATTACCAAGTATCAATCGAGTATTTGCTATTACTCAGCAAATAGAAAAACAGAAGGAAGTGAATAATATGATCACTGAAACTAATGCTCTAAACAGCAGAACAATGGTAGCACAAACTCACAAATCTGCACAGTATCTGAAGTTTGGTGGTAGTTCTGGAAAGAAAGACTGGAAGGAGTTGAAGAAAGAAAAGATGTATAGAGTCTGCACACATTGTAAAGGAAAAGGTCATACAGCTGATCAGTGTTTCAAACTGATTGGTTATCCTGATTGA